Proteins encoded by one window of Halosolutus gelatinilyticus:
- a CDS encoding NAD-dependent epimerase/dehydratase family protein, which translates to MATVLTIGGARFIGRFTVREFLHRGDEVTLFSRGKTDDPFGDRVDRVRGDRKDEDDLREAAAAVGPDVVVDFAAYQPADVRTATTVFDDVDAYVYVSSTSAYEWSSIPLREDDTPLMSCAPEQARDDSHETYGRRKAEGDRALFEAADRGVDAMSVRPTAIYGPHDYTERQDYWIDRVNRFDRIAVPGDEYWMPIHLGYVEDVARAIRIVAERGEPGEAYNVASRDQCRLVDLIEHVANALNTSVTVAHASRRDLAAVGLSPEDFSLCRSYPSFVSTAKLADLGWTSTPYEEGWAGAVEASLETDSDGTQHGPDRDTEERLLETISGSVHRIDGR; encoded by the coding sequence ATGGCGACGGTTCTGACAATCGGCGGCGCGCGGTTCATCGGGCGATTCACGGTCCGTGAGTTCCTCCACCGCGGGGACGAGGTGACGCTGTTCTCCAGAGGGAAGACCGACGACCCGTTCGGCGACCGCGTCGATCGCGTCCGCGGCGACCGGAAGGACGAAGACGACCTGCGCGAGGCCGCGGCTGCGGTCGGCCCGGATGTCGTCGTCGACTTCGCCGCGTACCAGCCGGCGGACGTCCGGACCGCGACGACGGTGTTTGACGACGTCGACGCGTACGTCTACGTGTCGAGCACGAGCGCGTACGAGTGGTCGTCGATCCCGCTCCGCGAGGACGATACCCCCCTGATGTCCTGTGCTCCCGAGCAGGCGCGGGACGACTCCCACGAGACCTACGGCCGCCGCAAGGCCGAGGGCGACCGCGCCCTCTTCGAGGCGGCCGACCGGGGCGTCGACGCGATGAGCGTGCGCCCGACGGCGATCTACGGTCCCCACGATTACACCGAGCGCCAGGACTACTGGATCGATCGGGTGAACCGCTTCGACCGGATCGCCGTGCCGGGCGACGAGTACTGGATGCCGATCCACCTGGGCTACGTCGAAGACGTCGCGCGAGCGATCCGGATCGTCGCCGAGCGAGGCGAACCCGGGGAGGCGTACAACGTCGCATCCCGCGACCAGTGTCGGCTCGTCGATCTGATCGAACACGTCGCGAACGCTCTGAACACGTCCGTTACCGTCGCACACGCGAGTCGGCGTGATCTCGCGGCGGTAGGGCTCTCGCCCGAAGACTTCAGCCTCTGTCGGTCGTACCCCTCGTTCGTTTCGACGGCGAAACTCGCCGACCTCGGGTGGACGTCGACGCCGTACGAAGAAGGGTGGGCCGGGGCGGTCGAGGCCTCCCTCGAAACCGACTCCGACGGGACCCAGCACGGCCCCGACCGCGACACCGAAGAGCGCCTCCTCGAAACCATTTCGGGCAGCGTACACCGCATCGACGGTCGCTGA
- a CDS encoding Gfo/Idh/MocA family protein, whose translation MIDIGILGLDTSHPGEFAGILDDSDRASVTAVWDGGDVHDESHLEQFSEEYGATVCDRSEDMIDEVDGVIVSTVDWGTHTDLAVPFLHEGIPTLIDKPVAGSLAEIEAIENVARSNDAPLFGGSAVAFHPRIAELDATDSPRTVFGVGYDHPFYYGAHVVDAVETMIDGRWTKIDANGAPGASVNVTFDDGSYASFQFDGADDAHTFGFLVTDDRRTDTVAVKSDQDELYCMYRSFIDAFLECVEEGRSDADRLIDAATLLLGAQAALETDETITPWCQTLSDFEVHGSEFLAAYSPYY comes from the coding sequence ATGATCGATATCGGTATCCTGGGACTAGACACTAGTCACCCCGGCGAGTTCGCTGGGATTCTCGACGACAGCGACCGGGCGAGCGTAACCGCCGTCTGGGACGGCGGCGACGTCCACGATGAGTCGCACCTCGAACAGTTCTCCGAGGAGTACGGCGCGACCGTCTGCGACCGATCCGAGGACATGATCGACGAGGTCGACGGCGTGATCGTCTCTACGGTCGACTGGGGGACGCACACCGACCTCGCCGTTCCGTTCCTCCACGAGGGGATTCCGACGCTGATCGACAAGCCGGTTGCGGGAAGTCTAGCGGAGATCGAAGCCATTGAGAACGTCGCGCGCTCGAACGATGCGCCGCTGTTCGGCGGTTCGGCGGTGGCGTTCCACCCCCGAATCGCCGAACTGGACGCCACCGACTCGCCTCGGACGGTGTTCGGCGTCGGCTACGACCACCCGTTCTACTACGGGGCCCACGTCGTCGACGCCGTCGAGACGATGATCGACGGCCGGTGGACGAAGATCGACGCCAACGGCGCTCCGGGCGCGAGCGTTAACGTGACGTTCGACGACGGTTCCTACGCGTCGTTCCAGTTCGACGGGGCCGACGACGCCCACACGTTCGGGTTCCTGGTCACGGACGACCGGCGGACGGACACAGTGGCCGTAAAGAGCGATCAGGACGAGCTGTACTGCATGTACCGGTCGTTCATCGACGCGTTCCTGGAGTGCGTCGAGGAGGGGCGCTCTGACGCCGACCGGCTCATCGACGCCGCGACGCTACTGCTGGGCGCGCAGGCCGCCCTCGAAACGGATGAAACCATCACGCCCTGGTGTCAGACCCTCTCAGATTTCGAGGTCCACGGTTCGGAGTTTCTCGCGGCGTACAGTCCATACTACTGA
- a CDS encoding arylsulfatase translates to MSDRPNILFVMTDQHRGDCVGADPESPTDPDGHPLIHTPNIDNFVSDGALFSRAYTPSPSCIPARRSLLTGQTPSTNGAPGWVTTPWDFEHTLPEALRDAGYQTKLTGKIHSIPPGNHVGFESMDQHEALYGGPADDYEQWLERESGGEFDETSHGLGRNSWDPRPWHLEEYQHPTNWTTRKALEFLDERDETRPFFLNLSYVRPHTPFDPPQAYWDMYVDRDIPTPYVGDWTDETYGDKIPEYPAADAWVADLSPTIAHRTRAAYYGLVTHIDHQIKRVIDRLRVMGELENTFVVFLSDHGEMLGDHYLWRKTYGYEGSARVPLILQFPGAMELPRQQIVDQPVGLEDVMPTLLSVADAPVPDTVEGRNLLDLVRDPDRDDWRDWYHGEHAAGSYDPENGTQYVIAERIKYVWNPVTGEELLFDLERDPGEENDLSDDPDHADDLERARNALIDRLEDRPEGFVEDGSLVTTDTGPESLGDPDDASSGN, encoded by the coding sequence ATGTCGGACCGACCGAACATCCTGTTTGTCATGACCGATCAGCACCGGGGCGACTGCGTCGGTGCGGACCCCGAATCGCCGACCGATCCGGACGGGCACCCCCTGATACACACGCCGAACATCGACAACTTCGTCTCGGACGGCGCGCTGTTCTCGCGGGCGTACACGCCCTCACCGTCGTGTATCCCTGCGCGGCGGAGCCTGCTCACTGGTCAGACGCCGTCGACGAACGGCGCTCCCGGCTGGGTGACGACGCCCTGGGACTTCGAGCACACGCTGCCCGAAGCGCTTCGGGACGCGGGCTACCAGACCAAACTAACCGGGAAGATCCACTCGATCCCGCCGGGGAATCATGTCGGGTTCGAGAGCATGGACCAGCACGAGGCGCTGTACGGCGGCCCCGCCGACGACTACGAGCAGTGGCTCGAGCGAGAGAGCGGCGGCGAGTTCGACGAAACGTCCCACGGCCTGGGCAGGAACTCCTGGGACCCGCGACCGTGGCACCTGGAGGAGTACCAGCACCCCACGAACTGGACGACGCGGAAGGCGCTGGAGTTCCTCGACGAGCGCGACGAGACGCGCCCGTTCTTCCTTAACCTCTCGTACGTCAGACCCCACACGCCGTTCGACCCGCCGCAAGCCTACTGGGATATGTATGTCGACCGCGACATCCCGACGCCGTACGTGGGCGACTGGACCGACGAGACGTACGGCGACAAGATCCCGGAGTATCCCGCCGCGGACGCGTGGGTCGCGGACCTCTCGCCGACGATCGCCCACCGCACGCGGGCTGCCTACTACGGGCTCGTCACGCACATCGACCACCAGATCAAGCGGGTTATCGACAGGCTCAGGGTGATGGGCGAACTCGAGAACACGTTCGTCGTGTTCCTCTCCGATCACGGCGAGATGCTCGGCGACCACTACCTCTGGCGGAAGACCTACGGCTACGAGGGATCCGCCCGCGTGCCGCTGATCCTGCAGTTCCCCGGGGCGATGGAACTGCCACGACAGCAGATCGTCGACCAGCCGGTCGGCCTGGAGGACGTGATGCCGACGCTGCTCTCGGTCGCGGACGCGCCCGTCCCCGACACGGTCGAGGGACGGAATCTGCTGGACCTCGTCCGCGACCCCGACAGGGACGACTGGCGCGACTGGTACCACGGCGAGCACGCGGCCGGGAGCTACGACCCCGAGAACGGGACCCAGTACGTCATCGCCGAACGCATCAAGTACGTCTGGAACCCGGTCACCGGCGAGGAGCTACTGTTCGACCTGGAGCGCGACCCCGGCGAGGAGAACGACCTCTCGGACGACCCCGACCACGCAGACGACCTCGAACGCGCCCGGAACGCCCTGATCGACCGGCTCGAAGATCGGCCCGAAGGTTTCGTCGAGGACGGATCGCTGGTCACGACGGACACCGGACCCGAGAGCCTCGGCGACCCGGACGACGCGAGTTCGGGCAACTAG
- a CDS encoding zinc-dependent alcohol dehydrogenase, producing MRQIVTNGDGEIWEESRDRPTPDAGEALVKIRAVGICGSDIGLIEGEGPPWANFPITPGHEVCAEVVELGEGVGSVSIGDRVALHQFIYCGTCAACREGRYYQCDDISEIGFSQAGGYREYAAFPEHTLTPISDDVSDVEACQVDSAGCTLHAMKRLDIDFSDTAVVLGPGALGLFGVQLLREKGIDDVILTGTREARLDVGEDLGATRTVNVYDEDPVEAIMEHTDGRGADVLVEAAGSGDVVDTSLKAAAKRGQIALTGVFGGPKELDPNEIVHKELSVVGGVTAANATDEVIELFERGDLTVDGIVTHEFPLAEFEEAIDTVQERRDGVVKAVLRP from the coding sequence ATGCGACAGATCGTTACGAACGGCGACGGAGAGATTTGGGAGGAATCGCGCGACCGTCCGACACCCGACGCCGGCGAGGCGCTTGTGAAGATTCGCGCCGTGGGGATCTGCGGTAGTGACATCGGACTGATCGAGGGTGAGGGCCCACCCTGGGCGAACTTCCCGATCACACCCGGCCACGAAGTCTGCGCGGAGGTCGTGGAACTCGGCGAGGGCGTCGGGTCGGTATCGATCGGTGACCGGGTCGCCCTCCATCAGTTCATCTACTGTGGCACCTGCGCGGCCTGTCGCGAGGGCCGGTACTACCAGTGCGACGACATCAGCGAGATCGGGTTCTCTCAGGCGGGCGGGTACCGCGAGTACGCCGCCTTCCCCGAACACACGCTCACGCCGATCTCGGACGACGTGTCCGACGTCGAGGCGTGTCAGGTCGACTCCGCGGGCTGCACGCTGCACGCGATGAAGCGCCTCGACATAGACTTCTCCGACACCGCCGTAGTGCTCGGCCCGGGGGCGCTCGGCCTGTTCGGCGTCCAGCTCCTGCGGGAGAAGGGCATCGATGACGTGATCCTCACGGGAACCCGCGAGGCGCGGCTCGACGTCGGGGAGGACCTCGGCGCGACCCGGACGGTCAACGTGTACGACGAGGACCCGGTCGAGGCGATCATGGAGCACACGGACGGCCGCGGCGCGGACGTCCTCGTCGAGGCGGCCGGCTCCGGCGACGTGGTGGACACGAGCCTCAAGGCCGCCGCGAAGCGGGGCCAGATCGCGCTGACCGGCGTCTTCGGCGGCCCGAAGGAGCTCGACCCGAACGAGATCGTCCACAAGGAGCTGTCAGTCGTGGGCGGTGTCACGGCGGCGAACGCCACCGACGAAGTGATCGAGCTGTTCGAGCGCGGCGACCTCACTGTCGACGGTATCGTCACCCACGAGTTCCCGCTCGCGGAGTTCGAGGAGGCGATCGACACCGTCCAGGAGCGCCGCGACGGCGTCGTCAAGGCCGTCCTCCGGCCCTGA
- a CDS encoding DegT/DnrJ/EryC1/StrS family aminotransferase, with product MEELAINGGPRAAEPLEVPEWPQLNDASKRYVEESLESGDWCRNSGGEFCDRLEEEFAVYHDAAHAIAVANGTVAIELALRACGVQPGDEVIVPSYSFIASASAVPAVGGVPRFVDIDVETYNIDLDHLEEVITDRTVGIVGVHFGGYPMDMDRLTDIVEDNDLFLIEDAAHAQGSEWRGEKVGTFGDFGTFSFQESKSLPSGEGGIVVTDDDVLADRARLMHNIGRRQGATGYYHYHLASNRRLSELQAALALGQLEKLDAENEARERNERVLLDELESIDGIHTKPRDNRVTARGYCVENFRYDAEAFDGLSREQFIQALNAEGVPVGEGYEMPLYRQPAFYRNEVARFLPADAEIPDYPNLHLPGVEEICRTNVAYSHRMLLADEAGIRSVADAIRKVQAKASELLSD from the coding sequence ATGGAGGAGCTTGCAATCAACGGTGGCCCCAGAGCCGCCGAACCGCTCGAAGTACCGGAGTGGCCGCAGTTGAACGACGCGAGCAAGCGCTACGTCGAGGAGTCGCTCGAGAGCGGCGACTGGTGTCGCAACAGCGGCGGCGAGTTCTGCGACCGGCTGGAAGAGGAGTTCGCAGTGTACCACGACGCTGCCCACGCGATCGCCGTCGCCAACGGGACGGTCGCGATCGAACTCGCACTGCGGGCTTGTGGCGTCCAGCCGGGTGACGAAGTCATCGTCCCCTCGTACTCGTTCATAGCGAGCGCGAGCGCGGTTCCCGCTGTCGGCGGGGTTCCGCGGTTCGTCGACATCGACGTCGAGACGTATAACATCGACCTCGATCATCTGGAAGAGGTGATCACAGACCGGACGGTCGGCATCGTCGGCGTCCATTTCGGCGGCTACCCGATGGACATGGACCGGCTGACCGATATCGTAGAGGACAACGATCTCTTCCTGATAGAAGACGCCGCCCACGCGCAAGGGTCCGAATGGCGCGGCGAGAAAGTGGGGACGTTCGGCGACTTCGGGACGTTCTCGTTCCAGGAATCGAAGTCACTGCCCAGCGGCGAGGGCGGCATCGTCGTCACGGACGACGACGTGCTCGCCGACCGAGCGCGCCTCATGCACAACATCGGTCGCAGGCAGGGCGCGACGGGGTACTACCACTACCACCTTGCGTCGAACCGGCGCCTCTCGGAGCTGCAAGCCGCGCTCGCGCTCGGCCAACTGGAAAAGCTCGACGCGGAGAACGAGGCCCGCGAGCGCAACGAGCGCGTGCTCCTCGACGAACTCGAGTCGATCGACGGCATACACACCAAGCCGCGCGACAACCGAGTGACGGCCCGGGGCTACTGCGTGGAAAACTTCAGGTACGACGCTGAGGCGTTCGACGGGTTGTCCCGCGAGCAGTTCATCCAGGCGCTCAACGCCGAAGGCGTCCCCGTCGGTGAGGGCTACGAGATGCCGCTGTACCGCCAGCCGGCGTTCTACCGCAACGAAGTCGCACGGTTCCTGCCCGCAGACGCCGAGATCCCGGATTACCCGAACCTGCATCTACCGGGCGTCGAGGAGATCTGCCGGACGAACGTTGCCTACAGCCACCGGATGCTCCTCGCCGACGAAGCGGGCATCCGGTCCGTCGCTGACGCCATCCGCAAGGTTCAGGCGAAAGCAAGCGAACTGCTGTCCGACTGA
- a CDS encoding flavin reductase family protein, with the protein MSRKFPESVVFIVAPDADGAPNVMPAGWSMFSSNDPLMMAVSVGLERYTHDCLRDADDYVIAFPSAAQTEDIVYCGSNSGADLDKISESGLEPAASAEIETPILEDAAACFECRPGGSFRTGDHRIFAGEIVAAHVSETYEETVNNLGRAWGDGPERFKTLSELLGAEHTPP; encoded by the coding sequence GTGAGCCGCAAGTTCCCCGAATCGGTCGTGTTCATCGTCGCCCCGGACGCCGACGGCGCGCCGAACGTGATGCCGGCGGGCTGGAGCATGTTCTCGTCCAACGATCCGCTGATGATGGCCGTGAGCGTCGGCCTCGAGCGGTACACCCACGACTGTCTCCGGGACGCCGACGACTACGTGATCGCGTTTCCGAGCGCCGCACAGACGGAAGACATCGTGTACTGCGGTTCCAACTCCGGCGCGGACCTCGACAAGATATCGGAGTCGGGCCTCGAACCCGCCGCTTCCGCGGAGATCGAAACGCCGATCCTCGAAGACGCCGCCGCGTGTTTTGAGTGTCGTCCCGGCGGATCGTTCCGGACGGGCGACCACCGCATCTTCGCCGGCGAAATCGTCGCCGCCCACGTCTCGGAAACCTACGAGGAGACGGTGAACAACCTCGGGCGGGCGTGGGGTGACGGGCCCGAGCGATTCAAGACGCTCTCTGAACTGCTCGGTGCCGAGCACACCCCGCCGTAA
- a CDS encoding N,N-dimethylformamidase beta subunit family domain-containing protein, whose translation MARDARSQDTGESTTDGSRDKGVSRRRYLKTSAGVAAVPTMAALSSVGAANPVNEENQRSGDDDWLPTAPGGYRPTGTHFDDVNHHVEGYPSQPSVVPGESLDFHVSTDPAATYRIDVYRLGWYDGAGGRHVTSLPEKQGENRPIPDWDSETGLIECDWPVTDTLDVPKQWTSGAYLAQFVATSGEYEGESTGYLFAVRERDDRGRSSKVLAQLPLATEQAYNGWGGKSLYSHTSAKSPEKEETGGTAANKVSYNRPIGGAPGPHMRYALHAVRFLEREGYDVSYATDVDVHRNPEMLQDRELALSLGHDEYWSGTQRDAFDDARDSGTNIAFLAANTALWQVRFEDDERTLVCYKETVEDDPQYGEQSETDSFRNLPDPRPECELLGVMGTGAGLNKGPNLTVVEDALDHPWFDDTGFAPGDEVVGVLAHEWDYTREDCDVPGELTKFFHYEGGTSDYDWIISDTDADSVAYQAPSGARVFSCGSLGFTWALDPDPSWDQGWPIRPIAEGAAGPAKPEVMEPDRRLQQFTRNVLDDLQKPIPPADGDDASDNES comes from the coding sequence ATGGCAAGAGATGCAAGATCACAGGATACAGGGGAGAGTACGACCGACGGGAGCCGAGACAAAGGCGTTTCGCGCCGGCGCTACCTGAAGACGAGCGCGGGCGTAGCCGCCGTCCCCACGATGGCGGCGCTGTCCAGCGTGGGTGCGGCGAATCCCGTGAACGAGGAGAACCAGCGATCGGGTGACGACGACTGGCTCCCGACGGCACCGGGCGGATACCGGCCCACGGGCACGCACTTCGACGACGTGAACCACCACGTGGAGGGGTATCCCTCGCAGCCGAGCGTCGTCCCGGGCGAGAGCCTGGACTTCCACGTGAGCACCGATCCAGCGGCGACCTACCGGATAGACGTCTACCGGCTCGGCTGGTACGACGGGGCGGGCGGACGCCACGTCACCTCGCTTCCCGAGAAGCAGGGGGAGAACCGCCCGATCCCGGACTGGGACTCGGAAACGGGGCTCATCGAGTGCGACTGGCCGGTCACCGATACCCTAGACGTGCCCAAGCAGTGGACGTCAGGCGCGTACCTCGCTCAATTCGTGGCGACGAGCGGCGAGTACGAGGGTGAGTCGACGGGGTACCTCTTCGCGGTCCGCGAACGCGACGATCGCGGGCGCAGTTCGAAGGTGCTGGCTCAGCTCCCGCTGGCCACCGAGCAGGCGTACAATGGCTGGGGCGGCAAGAGCCTCTACTCGCACACGAGCGCGAAGAGTCCCGAGAAGGAGGAAACAGGCGGGACAGCCGCAAACAAGGTCTCCTACAATCGGCCGATCGGAGGGGCCCCCGGCCCCCACATGCGGTACGCGCTCCACGCCGTGCGGTTCCTCGAACGAGAGGGGTACGACGTCTCGTACGCGACCGACGTCGACGTCCACCGGAACCCCGAGATGCTGCAGGACCGCGAGCTGGCCCTCAGCCTCGGACACGACGAGTACTGGAGCGGAACCCAGCGCGACGCCTTCGATGACGCGCGAGACTCGGGGACGAACATCGCGTTCCTCGCGGCGAACACGGCCCTCTGGCAGGTTCGCTTCGAGGACGACGAGCGTACCCTGGTCTGCTACAAGGAGACCGTCGAGGACGACCCACAGTACGGCGAGCAGAGCGAGACGGATAGCTTCCGTAACCTCCCGGATCCCCGTCCCGAGTGCGAACTGCTCGGCGTGATGGGGACGGGTGCCGGTCTCAACAAGGGCCCCAACCTGACCGTAGTCGAGGACGCGCTCGATCACCCGTGGTTCGATGATACTGGGTTCGCCCCCGGCGACGAGGTCGTCGGCGTCCTCGCCCACGAGTGGGACTACACGCGCGAGGACTGCGATGTCCCCGGCGAGTTGACGAAGTTCTTCCACTACGAGGGCGGCACCAGCGACTACGACTGGATCATCTCAGACACCGACGCGGACTCGGTCGCGTACCAGGCGCCGTCGGGAGCGCGGGTGTTCAGCTGCGGATCGCTCGGCTTTACGTGGGCGCTCGACCCGGACCCGTCGTGGGACCAGGGCTGGCCGATCCGACCGATCGCGGAGGGCGCCGCCGGGCCGGCCAAACCGGAGGTTATGGAACCGGACCGCCGTCTCCAACAGTTCACTCGCAACGTGCTCGACGACCTGCAGAAGCCGATCCCGCCCGCTGACGGCGACGATGCGTCCGATAACGAATCGTAG
- a CDS encoding sugar phosphate isomerase/epimerase family protein: protein MVQTAVQLFTLRDVDEPLWELVERVGETSFDGVELYDAHLDALEDEDTRRRTHEALGEAGLEVPSVHVGVERLESSLDEVVDACGAVGCSTLVIPTYDAGAFSTRAGVGSAADRIAGLAADLEEHGCEVLYHNHTFEFDEVNGEVAFETFVDAADGRFGFQPDVGLATHSGYDALDLLEFVGDRAPIVHLTDTVPGDDDLLHADVGEGAVDVGACADTAAENSAEWFVCENGRTTDALGSLEHGSEVFDDLRERADG, encoded by the coding sequence ATGGTACAGACAGCCGTACAGCTGTTTACGCTGCGAGACGTCGACGAACCGCTGTGGGAACTCGTCGAACGAGTTGGAGAGACGTCGTTCGACGGCGTCGAACTGTACGACGCGCACCTCGACGCGCTGGAGGACGAGGACACGCGGCGGCGAACGCACGAGGCCCTCGGCGAGGCCGGCCTCGAGGTTCCGTCCGTCCACGTCGGCGTCGAGCGACTCGAGTCGTCGCTCGACGAGGTCGTGGATGCGTGCGGCGCGGTCGGCTGCTCGACGCTGGTCATCCCGACCTACGACGCCGGCGCGTTCTCGACGCGCGCCGGCGTCGGGTCGGCCGCCGACCGGATCGCCGGGCTGGCAGCCGACCTCGAAGAGCATGGCTGCGAGGTGCTATACCACAATCATACGTTCGAGTTCGACGAGGTCAACGGCGAGGTCGCGTTCGAGACGTTCGTGGACGCCGCCGACGGCAGGTTCGGCTTCCAGCCCGACGTCGGGCTCGCGACCCATTCCGGCTACGACGCGCTCGACTTGCTGGAGTTCGTCGGCGACCGGGCGCCGATCGTCCACCTCACCGACACGGTGCCGGGCGACGACGATCTGCTCCACGCCGACGTCGGCGAGGGCGCCGTCGACGTCGGCGCCTGCGCAGACACCGCGGCGGAGAACAGCGCCGAGTGGTTCGTCTGCGAGAACGGCCGGACGACGGACGCCCTGGGATCGCTCGAACACGGTAGCGAGGTGTTCGACGACCTGCGAGAGCGTGCCGACGGATAG
- a CDS encoding aminotransferase class III-fold pyridoxal phosphate-dependent enzyme produces MSDGQQSKSSGRSVQRSLELAERARKLVPGASHTGSKSPKQFVQGVSPTHIQRAEGSRLWDVDDNEYVDCNAALGPVLLGHSYPDVTEVVADQIQDGTMYTMEHPLHVEVAELISDMVPCAEKVTFAKSGNDVTTLAAKVARAYTDRDVIATQGYHGWPDVWFSDNENLDAGIPDVIGEYTESFEYNDIESIERIFEEHPDDVAAIVTTPVNLDPPEDEFLQRLREIADREGAVLVFDEVLTGFRFAPGGAQEYFGVTPDLACFAKAMANGYSISALAGKRDVMDVIARDDFFYSMTYAGDAATLAAAKATLTVQREENVHEHIFEIGEQLRDGYNDLAAELGLDDVTEANGYPPRFSIGFSGDRVAGPSEDEVHVGRVLETLFMQEAHKRGVLFTGPHIPTYSHTEDDVDEILHTYRECLGVLDDAIESGDVESYLEGELVGASLRERTGDD; encoded by the coding sequence ATGTCCGACGGTCAGCAATCGAAGTCGAGCGGTCGGTCCGTTCAACGGTCTCTCGAACTCGCCGAGCGAGCGCGCAAACTCGTTCCGGGCGCGTCCCACACCGGGAGCAAGAGCCCGAAACAGTTCGTCCAGGGCGTCTCGCCGACGCACATCCAGCGCGCCGAGGGAAGTCGACTCTGGGACGTCGACGACAACGAGTACGTCGACTGCAACGCGGCGCTTGGCCCGGTCCTGCTGGGCCACAGCTATCCGGACGTCACCGAGGTCGTCGCCGACCAGATCCAGGACGGGACGATGTACACGATGGAGCATCCGCTTCACGTCGAGGTCGCGGAGCTGATCTCCGACATGGTCCCTTGCGCGGAGAAGGTGACGTTCGCGAAGAGCGGTAACGATGTCACCACGCTCGCGGCCAAGGTCGCACGCGCGTACACCGACCGCGACGTCATCGCCACGCAAGGCTACCACGGGTGGCCGGACGTCTGGTTCAGCGACAATGAGAACCTCGACGCTGGCATCCCGGATGTGATCGGCGAGTACACCGAGTCCTTCGAGTACAACGACATCGAGAGCATCGAGCGCATCTTCGAGGAGCACCCGGACGACGTCGCCGCCATCGTGACGACGCCCGTCAACCTCGACCCTCCGGAGGACGAGTTCCTCCAGCGACTTCGCGAGATAGCGGACCGCGAGGGCGCCGTACTGGTGTTCGACGAAGTGCTGACCGGCTTCCGGTTCGCCCCCGGCGGCGCCCAGGAATACTTCGGCGTGACGCCCGACCTCGCGTGCTTCGCGAAGGCGATGGCGAACGGGTACTCGATCTCGGCGCTCGCGGGCAAGCGCGACGTCATGGACGTGATTGCCCGCGACGACTTCTTCTACTCGATGACCTACGCAGGAGACGCGGCGACGCTGGCTGCGGCGAAGGCGACACTCACCGTCCAGCGCGAGGAAAACGTCCACGAACACATCTTCGAGATCGGCGAGCAGTTGCGCGACGGGTACAACGACCTCGCGGCCGAGCTCGGCCTCGACGACGTGACCGAGGCGAACGGGTATCCGCCGCGGTTCTCGATCGGCTTTTCGGGCGATCGCGTCGCGGGACCGTCCGAAGACGAGGTCCACGTCGGCAGGGTTCTCGAGACGCTCTTCATGCAGGAGGCCCACAAGCGCGGCGTCCTGTTCACCGGCCCTCACATCCCGACCTACAGCCACACTGAGGACGACGTCGACGAGATCCTGCACACGTACCGCGAGTGCCTCGGCGTCCTCGACGACGCGATCGAGTCGGGCGACGTCGAGTCGTACCTCGAAGGAGAACTCGTCGGCGCCTCGCTCCGAGAGCGCACCGGCGACGACTGA